In the Bacteroidota bacterium genome, TAATAGAATCGTCCCGCTTTTAAATCGTGCATTCGAAAAAGCAGAATTGGCACAACGTGTTCAGCAGCTTTCAAAACAATTAGCCAACACATATTCCTTCGAAAATATAATTGGTCAATCAAAACTAATTACCGATGCCATTGCCCTGGCAAAAAAAGTTGCGCCCACCGATACAACTGTTTTGTTAACCGGAGAAACCGGCACAGGAAAAGAAATTTTTGCTCAGGCTATTCATCAGGCAAGCCCGCGTTGTAAACATAATTTTGTTGCTGTTAACTGTTCAGCATTTAGTAAAGAATTGTTGGAAAGTGAAATGTTTGGGCATAAAGCAGGTGCATTTACAGGGGCGATTAAAGACCAGAAAGGTTTATTCGCCGAAGCAAATAACGGGACTATATTTTTGGATGAAATTGGTGAATTAGCTTTAGACCTGCAGGCGAAATTATTACGTGTACTTGAAACAGGAGAATTTATCCGCGTTGGTGATTCAAAGCCTACAAAAATTAACGTACGAATTATTTCTGCTACAAATCGTGACCTGCAAAAGGAAATAAGTGCAGGAAATTTCAGACAGGATTTGTTTTATCGGATTTCCGTTTTTGAAATTCACTTACCTCCGCTGCGTGAAAGAATTGCAGATATTCCCTTATTTGTCCGACATTTTTTAACCTTATTTGCAGGCAAATCTGGCAAAAAAATAAATACTGCTTCCCAACAATTTATTGATGCATTAAAACAACATGAATGGCAGGGTAATATTCGTGAGTTGAAGAACATAATTGAACGTTGCGTTATATTAACTGACGATAGTGAGTTAAATCTAGTCAGTTTGCCAACAGAATTTAGAGAAAAACTAGTGCATCATGAAGCAGGTAAACAATTATCCGCATTTGATTTGGCCAGTGCAGAAAAAATACATATCCAAAAGGTTTTAAATTACACAAATGGCAATAAAACAAAAACTGCAGAATTACTCAATATTGCCTTAACTACCCTATACAGAAAGATTACCGAATACGGTTTAGAATAAACTACCCTTTCAAAACGCTATGCTGCACCCTGTCGAAACGATAGGGTTTTTTAATTTAAATTTTATTGTAAAAACTTCAAACCCACGCTAAGTAAGGGTTTTGGCGGATGTGCATTTTGCGGAACAAGAATTGAAACATCTGTTTCGAAATCAAAATATTTTTTATGGATATGTTGTTTTTTATTGGATTGGGCATATTGATTTATGCCGTTTTCTACAAATTTATTAATTGGTTCGAAAAAATTTGATGTTATGATCATATTATTAATTATTGCGATTTGCGTATTTGGATATATGTGCTATGTGCTTATTAAACCTGAAAAATTTTAATGCTATGAACTCTGAACTTATAGGCGTAATTAGTATGTATGGTATTGCCATTATTTTGGCGATACTGCTAGGAAAATATATCGGCAAGATTTTCAACTATGAAAAAACTTGGTTGGATAAACTGTTTAATCCACTTGATAAATTGTTTTTCAAACTCAGTGGCATTGATCCATTAAATCCAATGAACTGGAAGCAACACCTTTCAGCATTACTTACAATCAACCTGATTTGGTTTATTATATGTATGCTCGTTTTAACCAATATGCATTGGTTGCCACTAAATCCGGATCAAAATCCAAGTATGAAAGCTGATTTGGCGTTTAACACTGCTGTCAGTTTTGTTACAAATACAAATCTTCAACATTATTCCGGAGAAACCGGCTTGTCGTATTTCGGCCAATTAATTTTAATGTTATGGCAATTTATCAGCGCTGCAACGGGAATTGCAATTTGTGCAGTTGTTTTTCATGCCATGAAAGAAAGAACCGCCGCTAACCTCGGCAACTTTTATTCTTTTTTTGTAAGGAGTGCTACGCGTATTTTATTTCCTATTGCATTTGTAGTAGCTGTTTTATTAATATTAAACGGCACACCAATGACCTTTAACGGAAAGGATACAATTACCACTGTGGAAGGCAACGAGCAACAAATTAGTCAGGGACCTGTTGCTGCTTTTGTTGCTATAAAACAAATAGGAACAAATGGAGGAGGTTTTTATGGACCAAATTCTGCAAACCCGATGGAGAACCCGAATTACCTGACCAATTTCATCGAAAATGTGTCAATTATTTTAATTCCGATAGCTATGATATTTGCTATGGGCCATGTTTTACGCAGGAAAAAATTGGCATGGACAATTATGGGTGTAATGACATTCGGATTTTTAATGCTGGCAATACCTACAATCAATTTTGAAATGCATGGTAACCCGGAAATAACAGAAATGGGAATAAATCAGTCGTTGGGTAGTATGGAGGGAAAAGAAGTGCGATTTGGTTCGGCGGCTTCTGCTTTTTGGGCAACAAGTACCACCGCAACCAGTAATGGATCAGTAAATTCGATGCACGATAGTATGACACCACTAACCGGATTAACCACTTTATTAGGTATGATGATTAATTGTTTTTATGGTGGGGTAGGCGTTGGGTTTTTAAACTTTTACATTTTTATAATTCTTGCAGTATTTATCAGTGGTTTAATGGTTGGCAGAACACCCGAATTTTTAGGTAAAAAAATCGAAGCGCGGGAAATGAAAATAGCAATGATAATTGCGCTGTTACATCCGTTTTTAATATTGGTTGCAACTGCAATTTCAAGCTTTTTATATATGTCGGATCCCGTTGCATATGCCGGATGGTTAAACAACCCCGGATTTCACGGGTTTAGCGAAATGTTGTATGAATTTACATCCTCAAGCGCTAATAATGGCAGTGGTTTTGAAGGCTTGGGCGACAACACACCGTTTTGGAATATTGCCTGTGGAATTGTCATGTTACTGGCAAGGTATTTACCTATTATCGGACCTGTAGCCATTGCAGGAATTTTGTATCAAAAAAAATATATCCCGGAAAGCAACGGTACCTTAAAAACCGATACCACTACATTCGGTCTTTTAGTTTTTGCTATTATTTCAATAGTTGCAGCACTTGCATTTTTTCCGGTGCTCACACTTGGACCAATAGCAGAATATTTTTCAATGATTAAATAATTATAGATATGAAAAAGAATAATTCATTATTTCAAAAAGAAATTATTGCATCTGCTTTTAAACAGGCATTTGTAAAATTGAATCCCAAGATGATGTTGCGAAATCCTGTAATGTTTACTGTAGAAATAGGAACAGCAATCATGTTTGGTGTTTGTTTGTGGATTATTTCAGGCGAACAATCACAGGGAAGTTTAATATATAATTGCATTGTATTTTTAGTATTATTCTTAACCTTATTGTTTGCCAATTTTGCAGAAGCAATTGCAGAAGCAAGAGGCAAAGCCCAAGCAGACAGTTTGAGGAAAACACGCGAAGAAACACCCGCACGAAAAATGCCCGGTATTGGTAAAATATTTTCTGATGAAGTGGAAATTATTCCCTCTTCTCAATTAAAAAAGGTGATTTGTTTTATTGTGAAGCCGGAGATATTATCCAATAGACGGTGAAATTGTTGTGGGTCTCGCTACAATAGATGAAAGTGCTATTACAGGTGAAAGTGCTCCTGTTATTCGTGAAGCCGGTGGTGATAAAAGTTCTGTTACCGGCGGAACTAAAGTTTTATCTGACAGTATTCAGGTTCGTGTTACAACGGATCCGGGTGAAAGTTTTTTAGATAAAATGATTGCCCTCGTTGAAGGTGCCAGCCGCCAGAAAACACCAAACGAAATTGCATTAACTATTTTACTAGCCGGATTTACATTAGTATTTATTATAGTAACAGTAACATTAAAACCTTTTGCCGATTACGCAAACACACCAATTACTATTGCTGCATTTATTTCATTGTTTGTCTGCCTTATTCCAACTACCATAGGAGGTTTACTTTCAGCCATTGGTATTGCAGGAATGGACCGTGCATTGCGGGCTAACGTAATTACAAAAAGCGGAAAAGCTGTTGAAACTGCAGGTGATATTGATGTGTTATTGCTGGATAAAACCGGAACAATAACCATTGGTAACCGAAAAGCTACACATTTATATCCGGCAAAAGGTATAGATGAAAAACACTTTATTAAATCGGTTGTGCTCAGTTCGTTAAGTGATGATACACCTGAAGGTAAATCAATAATTGAGTTGGCTGGATTAAAAACAACTGATTTAAATCCGGAAAATCCGCGATTTATAAAATTTACGGCAGAAACAAGAAGTTCAGGAGTTGATTTTGGAAATACCAGAATCAGAAAAGGTGCATTTGATGCAATTAAAAAATTAACTGAAAGTGCAGGCAATATTTTTCCTGAAGATATTCATGCTATCGTTACTACAATTTCCAGTAATGGCGGCACACCATTAGTTGTTGCAGAAAATGAAAAAATTATTGGTGTAATAGAATTACAGGATATCATTAAAACAGGTATTAAAGAACGTTTTGAGCGCCTGCATAAAATGGGTATCAAAACTGTAATGGTAACAGGCGACAATCCCTTAACCGCAAAGTACATTGCTGAAAAAGCCGGTGTTGATGATTTTATTGCAGAGGCAAAACCTGAAGATAAAATGAATTACATTCGCGCCGAACAGGCAAATGGCCGTTTGGTTGCCATGATGGGCGATGGTACAAATGATGCACCCGCTTTAGCACAGGCCGATGTTGGTGTTGCCATGAACAGCGGAACACAAGCCGCAAAGAAGCAGGCAATATGGTTGATTTGGATAATGATCCAACCAAATTAATTGAGGTTGTAGAAATTGGAAAACAATTGTTAATGACCAGAGTACTCACTACATTTAGTATTGCAAACGATGTGGCAAAATATTTTGCAATTATTCCGGCTTTATTTATTGTGGCTATACCTTCTTTGCAAAGCCTAAATATCATGCAATTATATAGCCCCGAAAGTGCAATTTTATCAGCAATAATATTTAATGCAATTATTATCCCATTACTTATTCCGTTGGCACTAAAAGGCGTTGCATATAAACCGATTGGCGCAAGTGCACTACTGCGTAGAAATTTATTAATATATGGATTAGGAGGAGTGTTGGTGCCTTTTATCGGTATTAAATTAATTGATATGGTAGTTGCTTTAATCATATAAAATAAAAAAAATGAAAAATAATTTAATTCCTGCTATTCGATTAACACTTGTTTGTCTGGTGTTTTTCTGCGGCTTTTATACACTTTCTTTATTGGGAATTGCAAAAATTGCTCCCGACAATTTAACCTTTTCGAAAAATGAAAACGGTTATTATCAAAACGTAGGACAAAGTTTTACGGATGATAAATATTTTTATTCACGCCCATCAGCTGTAAATTATAATGCTGCCGGTTCCGGTGGTAGTAATAAAGGCCAACCAATCCTGATTATTTGGCTTTGGTTGAAGCCAGAATAGACATTTTTTTAGTGCATAATCCGGATGTAAAAAAAGAAGACATACCTGCTGACCTAGTAACTGCAAGTGGAAGCGGAATTGATCCGCATATTTCGGTACAAGCAGCACAAGTCCAAATAAAAAGAATTGCTAAGATTCGAAATGTAGATGAGGCAACTTTACATACTTTAGTAAACGATGCTATTGAACGCCCTTTATTAGGGTTATTTGGCCCGGAGAAAATTAATGTGACTAAATTAAATTTAACATTAGATAATTTAAAATAATTAATATGAAACGATTAGTAACTTTAAAAGTTGTGTTTATAAGTTGTTTAATAATATGTAATTTTTACTGAAGTGCACAGGACCAGGGCGCGGAATTAGTTTCAAATAATTTTAATCAACAACCGGACAGTCTCAACGTTGATTCTATAAATGCTATTCAAACAGAGGTTATTCCAAATAAAGGTAATTTATCGGGCTATTTGGAGGTTTATTATGGTTATGACTTTAGTAACCCTGAGAATCATACAAGGCCTTCTTTTGTTTATTCTCATAACAGACATAATGAAGTAAATTTGAATTTGGGATTAATTAAATATAATTACACGAGTAATTTAGTTCGGTCAAATTTTGCCCTGATGGCTGGGACATATGCTAATGCAAACCTTGCAGCGGAACCTGGTGTACTCAAAAATATTTATGAAGCTAATGTGGGTGTAAAAATTAGTAAAAAAAATGAAATTTGGGTTGATGCCGGTATTATGCCTTCACATATTGGGTTTGAAAGTGCCATAAGTAAAGATTGTTGGAATCTTACCCGTAGTTTACTGGCAGAAAATTCTCCATATTATGAAAGTGGTGTAAAAATTTCTTACACGAACAAAAGCCAAAAATTGTTCTTAAGTGGATTATTGCTTAACGGATGGCAACGTATGCAACGTGTTAATGGTTACAATGTACCTGCGTTTGGTCATCAGTTAACCTATAAACCTAATGATAAAATAACATTAAACAGCAGTTCATTTATTGGCAGTGATTTGCCCGACAGTTTAAAAACAATACGTTATTTTCATAATTTTTACGGATGGTTTAAGTTGAATCCTAAATTGGAGCTTATGGTGGGTTTCGACATTGGTGCAAATCACAAAAATTCGGACACTATGTTTACTCAAATTTGGTATTCACCGGTGCTGATTGCTAAAATTCCGGTTACAAAAAATATGACTATAGCAGCAAGAGCTGAATATTATAGTGATAAAAACGAAGTGATTATTGCAACAGGAACAGCAAATGGATTTCAAACATTTGGGTATTCGGTAAATTTGGATTACCTTATTGCAGACTTAATGTTATGGCGAATGGAAGTAAGAGGTTTGCAAAGTAAGGACAGTATATTTTATGCAGAAGATAAATTGGTAAATACTAATTATTTTATAACAAGCTCACTGGCTATTTCATTTTAAATGGCAGATAAAGAAAACACCGTTCAGCATTTTCTCGACCTGATTAAAAAATCGAGGCGCGGGAAATTTAAAATCTATATCGGCATGAGCGCCGGTGTAGGTAAAACATATCGTATGTTGCAGGAGGCGCATACTTTACTGAAAAGTGGTATCGATGTAAAAATCGGTTACATTGAAACACATTCCAGAAAAGAAACACACGACTTATTGCTCGGACTGCCCTTAGTGCCCAGAAGAAAAATATTTTACAAGGGTAAAGAACTCGAAGAAATGGATGTGCAGGCAATTATTAATCTGCGACCTGAAGTTGTTATTGTTGATGAACTGGCGCATACCAATGTAGAAGGCAGTAAAAATGAAAAACGCTGGCAAGATGTAATGGATATTCTTGCAGCTGGAATAAACGTAATTTCGGCCTTAAATATTCAGCATATAGAAAGTTTGAATGAAGAAGTTAAAGGCATTACCGGTATTGAGATAAAAGAAAGAGTCCCTGATAGTGTTTTGGCTCAGGCCGATGAAGTGGTTAACATTGATTTAACTGCCGACGAATTAATTACAAGACTTAAAGAAGGAAAAATTTACCAGGCGGAAAAAATTGAACTGGCCTTACAAAATTTTTTTAAAAGTGACCATATCCTTCAATTAAGAGAATTAGCTTTGAAAGAGGTTGCCTCGCAGGTTGAACGCAAAGTGGAAACCGAAGTAACCCGATCAAATGTATTAAAACATGAACGGTTTATGGCTTGTATCAGCAGTAATGAACTCACAGCAAAAACGGTAATTCGGAAAACAGCAAGGCTGGCGAATTATTATAATAGTAAATGGTATACGCTATATGTTCAAACGCCTAAGGAAAAAGCGGATAAAATTCCACTCGACAAACAGCGACACCTGATTAATAATTTTAAATTAGCTACAGAACTGGGGGCGGAAATTATTAAAGTGGAAAATATTTCCATATCGAGAGCCATTATAGAACAGGCTGTAGAACGAAATATCACCACAATTTGTATCGGGAAACCACATTTAAATTTGTTAAAAATAATTTTGGCGACAAATGTGTTTAATGAACTTATTAAGAAGTTGTCGTCTAATGATATTGATATTGTAATTCTTTCATAACATGAAAATTAAAACTAAATTAAATTTAGGAGTCGGTGCCTTGTTTATGCTCATTTTATTATTGGGTATAGTTGGCGCTTTTAATATCAACGCTTTAAAAAATGATACTGAAAAAATATTAACTGCTAATTATAACAGTTTGCAATATTGTCGAAACATGCTTGATTTGCTGGATGAACAAACTGATGCAGGTTTTATGCTTTTTGAGTTTAATTTAAATAACCAGGAAGCGAATATTACTGAAACTGGTGAAGCAGAAGTAACCAAAAAATTGCGGACTGAATTTGAAAAACTGAAATCGAATCATACAGACAGTATTTCTGTATTGTTAATCCGGCAAAGTTTGTTTGAGATTATGGATATGAATATGCATGCCATTCAGTATAAAAGTGAAGTGGCAGCTAATACTGCCGGCAATGCGGTGCTGTGGATTGCAATTAGTGGCACATTGTGTTTTATTATTAGTTTTATTTTGCTGATTAACCTGCCTTCAAATATTGCTAATCCAATTCGGGAACTTACTGATAGTATAAAACAAATTGCCTCGGAAAATTATAAAGAACGTGTTCATTTTGAAAGTCATAACGAATTTGGGCAGTTGGCCAAATCGTTTAATACTATGGCTATGAAGCTGGAAGAATACAACAATAGTAATCTGGCTAAATTAATGATGGAAAAAACGCGTATTGAAACACTCATTAACAATATGCATGACCCTGTTATTGGTTTGGATGAAAATTTGGTGATTCTGTTTGCAAATGAAGAAGCCATAAAAATTTCAGGATTAAGTTCAAACGATTTACTCGGTAAACGAAGAGTTGACCTGGCCGTTAAAAACGACCTTATAAGAACCCTGATTCAGGATTTAATGCAGGAAGACACACTTCGAAAAATCGAAACAAGCACCTATAAAAATTTATGCTCAAAACAAAGAAAGTTATTTTGAAAAAGAAAACCTTGCATATTAACATAACGCCAACAGGTGAGCAAGTTCCGCGGTTGGTTGGGCATGTAATATTTTAAGAAACGTGACCAATTATAAGGAAATGGATTATGCGAAAACCAATTTTATTGCCACTGTTTCACATGAATTTAAAACACCGATTTCATCAATAAAAATGAGTTTACAATTATTGGAAAACGAAAAAACCGGTAAACTCAATGATGACCAGATTAATTTGCTCGACAGTATCAGAGATGATGCCGACAGATTATTAAAATTACAGGTGAACTACTAAATATGTCGCAGGTTGAAAGTGGAAATATACAATTAGCAATAATTCCGGCCGGCCCGAAAGAAATTTTGATGTATGCAATTAATGCAACTAAAATACAGGCAGATCAAAAACATATTACCATTAAAATTGATTGTGATGAAGTGATAGATAAAGTGCAGGCAGATCAGGATAAAACTGCCTGGGTATTAACCAATTTAATTTCCAATGCCATACGTTATTCGTATGAGCAATCAAGCATTTTTTATTTATTAAACAAACACAATCGCATATTATTTTTACGGTAAAAGATACAGGCCAGGAATTGCCCTCAATATTTAAATAAAATATTTGATCGCTACTTCCGTGTTCCGGAACAAAAAAAGGGCACCGGCCTAGGTTTAGCAATCAGCAAAGAATTTATAGAAGCCCAAGGGGGTGGGATTTCGGTTGAAAGTGATTTTGGTTCTGGGAGCACTTTTACAGTGGTATTGAATAAAGCAAATTAATGTGCTGATGTG is a window encoding:
- a CDS encoding sigma-54-dependent Fis family transcriptional regulator, with the protein product MKQVLIIDDEEKLRLLLARIIGLEGFDVIHAGDAKSAWKKLEQHDINVVLCDVKLPDDNGVDLSKKIKEKYPLIEIILLTAYGTISDGVQAIKNGAFDYITKGDDNNRIVPLLNRAFEKAELAQRVQQLSKQLANTYSFENIIGQSKLITDAIALAKKVAPTDTTVLLTGETGTGKEIFAQAIHQASPRCKHNFVAVNCSAFSKELLESEMFGHKAGAFTGAIKDQKGLFAEANNGTIFLDEIGELALDLQAKLLRVLETGEFIRVGDSKPTKINVRIISATNRDLQKEISAGNFRQDLFYRISVFEIHLPPLRERIADIPLFVRHFLTLFAGKSGKKINTASQQFIDALKQHEWQGNIRELKNIIERCVILTDDSELNLVSLPTEFREKLVHHEAGKQLSAFDLASAEKIHIQKVLNYTNGNKTKTAELLNIALTTLYRKITEYGLE
- the kdpF gene encoding K(+)-transporting ATPase subunit F is translated as MPFSTNLLIGSKKFDVMIILLIIAICVFGYMCYVLIKPEKF
- the kdpA gene encoding potassium-transporting ATPase subunit KdpA; translation: MNSELIGVISMYGIAIILAILLGKYIGKIFNYEKTWLDKLFNPLDKLFFKLSGIDPLNPMNWKQHLSALLTINLIWFIICMLVLTNMHWLPLNPDQNPSMKADLAFNTAVSFVTNTNLQHYSGETGLSYFGQLILMLWQFISAATGIAICAVVFHAMKERTAANLGNFYSFFVRSATRILFPIAFVVAVLLILNGTPMTFNGKDTITTVEGNEQQISQGPVAAFVAIKQIGTNGGGFYGPNSANPMENPNYLTNFIENVSIILIPIAMIFAMGHVLRRKKLAWTIMGVMTFGFLMLAIPTINFEMHGNPEITEMGINQSLGSMEGKEVRFGSAASAFWATSTTATSNGSVNSMHDSMTPLTGLTTLLGMMINCFYGGVGVGFLNFYIFIILAVFISGLMVGRTPEFLGKKIEAREMKIAMIIALLHPFLILVATAISSFLYMSDPVAYAGWLNNPGFHGFSEMLYEFTSSSANNGSGFEGLGDNTPFWNIACGIVMLLARYLPIIGPVAIAGILYQKKYIPESNGTLKTDTTTFGLLVFAIISIVAALAFFPVLTLGPIAEYFSMIK
- a CDS encoding porin translates to MNAIQTEVIPNKGNLSGYLEVYYGYDFSNPENHTRPSFVYSHNRHNEVNLNLGLIKYNYTSNLVRSNFALMAGTYANANLAAEPGVLKNIYEANVGVKISKKNEIWVDAGIMPSHIGFESAISKDCWNLTRSLLAENSPYYESGVKISYTNKSQKLFLSGLLLNGWQRMQRVNGYNVPAFGHQLTYKPNDKITLNSSSFIGSDLPDSLKTIRYFHNFYGWFKLNPKLELMVGFDIGANHKNSDTMFTQIWYSPVLIAKIPVTKNMTIAARAEYYSDKNEVIIATGTANGFQTFGYSVNLDYLIADLMLWRMEVRGLQSKDSIFYAEDKLVNTNYFITSSLAISF
- a CDS encoding sensor protein KdpD encodes the protein MADKENTVQHFLDLIKKSRRGKFKIYIGMSAGVGKTYRMLQEAHTLLKSGIDVKIGYIETHSRKETHDLLLGLPLVPRRKIFYKGKELEEMDVQAIINLRPEVVIVDELAHTNVEGSKNEKRWQDVMDILAAGINVISALNIQHIESLNEEVKGITGIEIKERVPDSVLAQADEVVNIDLTADELITRLKEGKIYQAEKIELALQNFFKSDHILQLRELALKEVASQVERKVETEVTRSNVLKHERFMACISSNELTAKTVIRKTARLANYYNSKWYTLYVQTPKEKADKIPLDKQRHLINNFKLATELGAEIIKVENISISRAIIEQAVERNITTICIGKPHLNLLKIILATNVFNELIKKLSSNDIDIVILS